Proteins co-encoded in one Methylobacterium sp. WL1 genomic window:
- a CDS encoding nuclease translates to MTSSTVVAEQESRPARPALDDPERAALREAIQAAIARARPRPVAVRTLGLMAEAAIVRGDAGYRVLDRHGVVRTRPGTGEPLTLADFVAELQARHPALFLPPEVAPEPEAEPEDPKDSPILTGAYEMKAATARFVETQSERARSLAERSSVQGRALAQTAAGRFATLRTGLQARLTRRSEAAASGADPVSAWNDGPGRLGESVRDSLPRLRERLGLAGGDEGSRRHRRWLAGASAAALVAVVAAGLVLAGREPEATRSTTTSPQTADAPASVQTAAPQAGSQAGSQAGSQATGPSAASPAAPDTVTPPPETGGDPEPDTPPPAANAITGPAQVIDTATLKVAGKVVRLFGVEWVRGGQADELTRYIGGRPVTCQPAPGSDTMNCLVNGRDLSEVVLFNGGGRASPEASPELVAAEDHARTERLGVWKR, encoded by the coding sequence ATGACGTCTTCAACGGTGGTGGCGGAACAGGAATCGAGGCCGGCGCGTCCGGCGCTCGACGATCCGGAGCGCGCCGCCCTCCGCGAGGCGATCCAGGCGGCGATCGCTCGGGCGCGCCCGCGCCCGGTGGCGGTGCGGACCCTCGGGCTCATGGCCGAGGCCGCGATCGTGCGCGGAGACGCGGGCTACCGGGTGCTCGACCGGCACGGCGTCGTGCGCACGCGGCCCGGCACCGGCGAGCCGCTGACGCTCGCCGACTTCGTGGCGGAACTCCAGGCGCGGCATCCGGCCCTGTTCCTGCCGCCGGAGGTGGCACCGGAGCCCGAGGCCGAGCCCGAAGATCCGAAGGATTCCCCGATCCTGACCGGCGCCTACGAGATGAAGGCCGCGACCGCGCGCTTCGTCGAGACCCAGTCCGAGCGGGCCCGGTCTCTCGCCGAGCGCTCCTCCGTCCAGGGACGAGCGCTGGCGCAGACCGCGGCCGGCCGCTTCGCCACCCTGCGGACGGGCCTGCAGGCCCGTCTCACCCGCCGTTCCGAGGCCGCGGCGTCCGGCGCGGATCCGGTCTCGGCGTGGAACGACGGCCCGGGCCGGCTCGGCGAGTCGGTGCGTGACAGCCTGCCCCGTCTGCGCGAACGGCTCGGTCTCGCCGGCGGCGACGAGGGCAGCCGCCGGCATCGGCGCTGGCTCGCGGGCGCGAGCGCGGCCGCCCTGGTGGCGGTGGTCGCGGCGGGCCTCGTCCTGGCCGGCCGCGAGCCCGAAGCCACGCGCTCCACGACCACCTCGCCCCAGACGGCCGACGCGCCCGCGAGTGTCCAGACCGCCGCACCGCAAGCGGGATCGCAAGCCGGATCTCAAGCCGGATCTCAAGCCACTGGGCCGTCGGCGGCGTCTCCCGCGGCCCCCGATACGGTCACGCCCCCGCCCGAGACCGGCGGCGATCCGGAGCCCGATACGCCGCCGCCCGCGGCCAACGCCATCACCGGACCGGCCCAGGTGATCGACACCGCGACCCTGAAGGTCGCCGGCAAGGTCGTGCGCCTGTTCGGCGTCGAGTGGGTGCGCGGCGGCCAGGCCGACGAGCTGACCCGCTACATCGGCGGCCGCCCGGTGACCTGCCAGCCGGCGCCGGGCAGCGACACGATGAACTGCCTGGTGAACGGGCGGGACCTCTCGGAGGTGGTGCTGTTCAACGGCGGCGGCCGCGCCTCCCCGGAGGCCAGCCCCGAACTGGTCGCCGCCGAGGACCACGCGCGCACCGAGCGGCTCGGCGTCTGGAAGCGCTGA
- a CDS encoding aldose epimerase family protein, whose translation MAGEIFGRTADGQVVTRHRLARGSLRVHVIDFGAVITAIEVPDRVGRSANVVLGLDTLAGYETVSPSFGAVVGRYANRIAGGRFNLDGRTYRLPVNEGPNTLHGGDRNFGTRLWQAEAADATSLTLARRSPDGEEGFPGNLDVRVRYSLPEDGLLHIAYEALTDRPTVLNLTNHSYFNLAGEGTGSVLDHVVQIEADAFTPTDATQVPTGTVQPVAGTPFDFRTPHRLGARIREGDPQLAYAKGYDHTFVLRGPAGTLRPAAACIDPGSGRRLDVATTQPALQLYTGNNLDGTLIGPSGRIYRSGDGVCFETQGFPDAPNQPDFPSATLRPGEVFRAATTFRFSVA comes from the coding sequence ATGGCGGGCGAGATCTTCGGGCGCACCGCGGACGGTCAAGTCGTCACCCGGCACCGACTGGCCCGGGGGAGCCTGCGCGTCCACGTCATCGATTTCGGCGCGGTGATCACGGCGATCGAGGTGCCCGACCGCGTGGGCCGCAGCGCCAACGTCGTCCTCGGGCTCGACACGCTCGCGGGCTACGAGACCGTGAGCCCGAGCTTCGGCGCGGTGGTCGGGCGCTACGCCAACCGCATCGCCGGCGGGCGCTTCAACCTCGACGGCCGCACCTATCGGCTGCCGGTGAACGAGGGACCCAACACCCTGCACGGCGGCGACCGGAATTTCGGCACACGCCTCTGGCAGGCGGAGGCGGCGGACGCCACCAGCCTCACCCTGGCCCGCCGCTCCCCGGACGGCGAGGAGGGGTTCCCCGGCAACCTCGACGTCCGCGTGCGCTACAGCCTGCCGGAGGACGGGCTGCTGCACATCGCCTACGAGGCCCTGACCGACCGGCCCACGGTCCTGAACCTCACCAACCACAGCTACTTCAACCTGGCCGGGGAGGGGACGGGCAGCGTGCTCGACCACGTCGTCCAGATCGAGGCCGACGCGTTCACGCCCACGGATGCGACGCAGGTCCCCACCGGCACGGTCCAGCCGGTCGCCGGCACCCCGTTCGATTTCCGGACACCGCACCGGTTGGGCGCGCGCATCCGCGAGGGCGACCCGCAACTCGCCTACGCCAAGGGCTACGACCACACCTTCGTGCTGCGCGGCCCCGCCGGGACCCTGCGCCCGGCCGCCGCCTGCATCGATCCGGGCAGCGGCCGGCGGCTCGACGTGGCGACCACGCAGCCGGCCCTGCAGCTCTACACCGGCAACAACCTGGACGGCACGCTGATCGGCCCCTCCGGCCGGATCTACCGCTCCGGGGACGGCGTCTGCTTCGAGACGCAGGGCTTTCCGGACGCCCCGAACCAGCCGGACTTCCCGTCCGCGACCCTGCGCCCGGGGGAGGTCTTTCGGGCGGCCACCACGTTCCGGTTCTCGGTGGCGTGA
- the mtnA gene encoding S-methyl-5-thioribose-1-phosphate isomerase, translating into MNIDGQPYRTIFPDPDGVSVQVIDQTRLPFAFELRRLATLDDAAVAIRTMIVRGAPLIGVTAAYGLALAMRADPSMDGIDRAVATLAATRPTAINLRWALDRVAGNLRQIQPAERFAHAFAEAGRVAEEDVASCRSIGAHGGQIIADLHKANGGRPVTVLTHCNAGWLATVDWGTALAPIYAAHERGVPVHVLVDETRPRSQGAALTAFELNGHGVPHTVIADNAGGHLMQHGGVDLCIVGSDRTTASGDVCNKIGTYLKALAAHDNRVPFYAALPFSTIDWTLHDGVKEIPIEERDGREVTHMTGRLAEGGFATIEVVSPGSPVANPAFDVTPARLVTGIITERGICAASEEGLCGLYPERRKAA; encoded by the coding sequence ATGAACATCGACGGTCAGCCCTATCGCACGATCTTCCCGGACCCGGACGGCGTCAGCGTCCAGGTGATCGACCAGACACGCCTGCCCTTCGCGTTCGAGCTGAGGCGCCTCGCCACGCTGGACGACGCGGCGGTGGCGATCCGCACCATGATCGTGCGCGGCGCGCCGCTGATCGGCGTCACCGCGGCCTACGGGCTGGCGCTCGCCATGCGGGCGGATCCGTCGATGGACGGGATCGACCGGGCGGTGGCGACGCTCGCCGCGACGCGCCCGACGGCGATCAACCTGCGCTGGGCGCTCGACCGGGTCGCCGGCAACCTGCGGCAGATCCAGCCGGCCGAGCGCTTCGCCCACGCCTTCGCGGAAGCCGGCCGCGTCGCCGAGGAGGATGTCGCCAGCTGCCGCTCGATCGGCGCCCATGGCGGCCAGATCATCGCCGACCTGCACAAGGCGAACGGCGGGCGGCCGGTCACGGTGCTGACCCATTGCAACGCCGGCTGGCTCGCCACGGTGGATTGGGGCACCGCGCTGGCGCCGATCTACGCCGCCCACGAGCGGGGCGTGCCGGTGCACGTGCTGGTGGACGAAACCCGGCCGCGCAGCCAGGGCGCGGCGCTCACCGCCTTCGAGCTGAACGGCCACGGCGTGCCCCACACGGTGATCGCCGACAATGCCGGCGGCCACCTGATGCAGCATGGCGGCGTCGACCTGTGCATCGTCGGCTCGGACCGCACCACGGCGTCGGGCGACGTCTGCAACAAGATCGGCACCTACCTGAAGGCGCTGGCCGCCCACGACAACCGCGTGCCGTTCTACGCCGCCCTGCCGTTCTCGACGATCGACTGGACGCTCCACGACGGCGTCAAGGAGATCCCGATCGAGGAGCGCGACGGCCGCGAGGTCACCCACATGACCGGCCGCCTGGCCGAGGGCGGCTTCGCCACGATCGAGGTGGTCTCCCCGGGCAGCCCCGTGGCCAACCCGGCCTTCGACGTGACCCCGGCCCGCCTCGTGACCGGGATCATCACCGAGCGCGGCATCTGCGCGGCGAGCGAAGAGGGGCTGTGCGGGCTCTACCCGGAGCGCCGGAAGGCGGCGTGA
- a CDS encoding aldo/keto reductase: protein MYQKKLGNTGLFVSELCLGTMTFGGGAGMWRQIGALDQAEAGRLVGRAIDAGINFIDTADVYAEGLSEEITGQALHDLKVPRDSVVVATKGYGPMGPGANARGASRLHLIDACKASLKRLKLDHIDLYQIHGFDPATPMEETMRALDILVQHGHVRYVGVSNWAAWQIVKAQGIAERANLARFETLQAYYSIAGRDLERDIVPMLRSEGLGLLVWSPLAGGLLSGKYSGGSGEGRRASFDFPPVDGPRGEACIAAMRPVAESRGVSVAQVALAWLLHRRAVTSVIVGAKRLDQLEDNIAATRLSLTDAELDALDAVSVLPPEYPGWMFERQNARAQQLAESGRPGVR, encoded by the coding sequence ATGTACCAGAAGAAGCTCGGCAACACGGGGCTGTTCGTTTCGGAACTCTGCCTCGGGACGATGACCTTCGGAGGCGGAGCCGGGATGTGGCGCCAGATCGGCGCCCTCGACCAAGCCGAGGCGGGGCGGCTCGTCGGGCGGGCGATCGACGCCGGCATCAACTTCATCGACACGGCGGATGTCTACGCCGAGGGGCTCTCCGAGGAGATCACCGGACAGGCCTTGCACGATCTCAAGGTCCCGCGTGACAGCGTCGTCGTCGCCACCAAGGGCTACGGGCCGATGGGTCCAGGCGCCAACGCGCGGGGCGCCTCGCGCTTGCACCTGATCGACGCCTGCAAGGCGAGCCTGAAGCGGCTCAAGCTCGACCACATCGACCTCTACCAGATCCACGGCTTCGACCCGGCGACGCCGATGGAGGAGACGATGCGGGCCCTCGACATCCTCGTGCAGCACGGCCACGTGCGTTACGTCGGGGTCTCGAACTGGGCGGCGTGGCAGATCGTCAAGGCGCAGGGCATCGCCGAGCGGGCCAACCTCGCGCGGTTCGAGACCCTGCAGGCGTATTACTCGATCGCCGGGCGCGACCTCGAACGGGACATCGTCCCGATGCTGCGGTCCGAGGGTCTCGGACTCCTGGTCTGGAGCCCCCTCGCCGGCGGCCTGCTCAGCGGCAAGTATTCCGGCGGTTCCGGGGAGGGTCGGCGGGCGAGCTTCGACTTTCCGCCGGTCGACGGCCCGCGCGGCGAAGCCTGCATCGCCGCGATGCGCCCGGTGGCGGAGAGCCGCGGCGTCTCGGTGGCTCAGGTGGCGCTCGCCTGGCTGCTGCACCGCCGGGCGGTGACCAGCGTCATCGTCGGCGCCAAGCGCCTCGACCAACTCGAGGACAACATCGCGGCCACGCGGCTGAGCCTCACCGACGCGGAACTCGATGCCCTCGACGCGGTGAGCGTCCTGCCGCCCGAATACCCGGGTTGGATGTTCGAGCGTCAGAACGCACGGGCGCAGCAGCTCGCCGAATCCGGCCGGCCCGGCGTGCGCTGA
- a CDS encoding MaoC/PaaZ C-terminal domain-containing protein: protein MPDPAVEDFSVGDVIAGEPLTVTRDAIVGFARAFDFQPFHLDEAAAEPTFVGRLIASGWHTAALGMRLLQRGPFQGGSSLGAPGIDELRWLAPVLPGDALTLTFRVVGMRDSASKPGLGFVTAEVALGNPRGETVLTQRFTFMLARRGTDPLPPRPVEIGEPGPVEEPEDAEILPFLRDAEIGLVRDLGAYPFSAAAIVAFAEAYDPQAFHLDHAAAKRSHFGGLCASGWHTASAYMNRLLTTRARDAAYTASRGPVPESGPSPGFKNLRWLKPVYAGDTVRFSTKLTDKRASASRPGWGLAFARNTGVNQRGEPVFSFDSAVFHRWEP from the coding sequence ATGCCGGACCCCGCGGTCGAGGATTTTTCCGTCGGCGACGTCATCGCCGGCGAGCCCCTGACGGTCACCCGCGACGCCATCGTGGGGTTCGCGCGGGCGTTCGACTTCCAGCCATTCCACCTCGACGAGGCGGCGGCGGAGCCGACCTTCGTGGGCCGTCTGATCGCGTCGGGCTGGCACACGGCCGCGCTCGGCATGCGGCTGCTGCAGCGGGGTCCGTTCCAGGGCGGCTCGTCGTTGGGCGCGCCCGGGATCGACGAGTTGCGCTGGCTGGCGCCGGTCCTGCCCGGCGATGCGCTGACGCTGACCTTCCGGGTCGTGGGGATGCGGGACTCGGCCTCGAAGCCGGGGCTCGGCTTCGTCACCGCGGAGGTCGCGTTGGGCAACCCGCGCGGCGAGACGGTGCTGACCCAGCGCTTCACCTTCATGCTGGCCCGCCGCGGCACCGATCCCCTGCCGCCCCGCCCCGTCGAGATCGGCGAGCCGGGCCCGGTCGAGGAGCCGGAGGATGCCGAGATCCTGCCGTTCCTGCGGGACGCCGAAATCGGCTTGGTCCGCGACCTCGGGGCCTACCCGTTCAGCGCCGCCGCGATCGTGGCCTTCGCCGAGGCCTACGACCCGCAGGCGTTCCACCTCGACCACGCGGCCGCCAAGCGCAGCCATTTCGGCGGTCTCTGCGCCTCCGGCTGGCACACCGCCTCAGCCTACATGAACCGGCTGCTCACCACCCGCGCCCGGGACGCCGCCTACACGGCGAGCCGCGGCCCAGTTCCGGAATCGGGCCCCTCCCCGGGCTTCAAGAACCTGCGCTGGCTCAAGCCGGTCTACGCCGGCGACACGGTCCGGTTCAGCACGAAGCTCACCGACAAGCGCGCCTCCGCGTCCCGCCCCGGCTGGGGCCTGGCGTTTGCGCGCAACACCGGGGTGAACCAGCGCGGCGAGCCGGTTTTTTCGTTCGACAGCGCGGTGTTCCATCGCTGGGAGCCGTGA
- the ychF gene encoding redox-regulated ATPase YchF → MGFKCGIVGLPNVGKSTLFNALTQTAAAQAANYPFCTIEPNVGEVAVPDPRLDDLVRIASSKEKIPTRLTFVDIAGLVRGASKGEGLGNQFLANIREVDAIAHVVRCFTDGDVTHVEGKVDPAADIETIETELMLADLDSLERRAIALEKKAKGADKEAKESLDLVNRALPLLREGKPARLVERKPDEEKLFQSLGLMTAKPVLYVCNVDEGDADKGNAYSDSVFARAKAEGAIAVVVSAKIESEIAVMPEGDQAEFLEAVGLTEPGLNRVIRAGYDLLGLVTYFTVGPKEARAWTITKGTRAPGAAGVIHSDFEKGFIRAETIAFKDYTTLGGESGARDAGKLRLEGKEYVVQDGDVLHFRFAN, encoded by the coding sequence ATGGGCTTCAAATGCGGCATCGTCGGCCTGCCGAACGTCGGCAAGTCGACCCTGTTCAACGCGCTGACGCAGACGGCGGCCGCGCAGGCGGCGAACTATCCGTTCTGCACCATCGAGCCGAATGTCGGCGAGGTGGCGGTGCCAGATCCGCGCCTGGACGACCTCGTCCGGATCGCGAGTTCGAAAGAGAAAATCCCGACGCGGCTGACCTTCGTGGACATCGCCGGGCTGGTGCGCGGCGCCTCCAAGGGCGAGGGCCTGGGCAACCAGTTCCTGGCCAACATCCGTGAGGTCGACGCCATCGCGCACGTGGTCCGCTGCTTCACCGACGGCGACGTCACCCATGTCGAGGGCAAGGTCGATCCGGCCGCCGACATCGAAACCATCGAGACCGAGCTGATGCTGGCCGACCTCGACAGCCTGGAGCGCCGGGCCATCGCCCTGGAGAAGAAGGCCAAGGGTGCCGACAAGGAGGCCAAGGAGAGCCTCGATCTCGTCAACCGCGCCCTGCCGCTGCTGCGCGAGGGCAAGCCGGCGCGGCTGGTCGAGCGCAAGCCGGACGAGGAGAAGCTGTTCCAGTCCCTGGGCCTCATGACCGCCAAGCCGGTGCTCTACGTCTGCAACGTCGACGAGGGTGATGCCGACAAGGGCAACGCCTACTCGGATTCGGTCTTCGCCCGCGCCAAGGCCGAGGGTGCCATCGCGGTGGTGGTCTCGGCCAAGATCGAGAGCGAGATCGCCGTGATGCCGGAGGGCGACCAGGCCGAGTTCCTGGAGGCCGTGGGTCTGACCGAGCCCGGCCTCAACCGGGTGATCCGCGCCGGCTACGACCTCCTGGGCCTCGTGACCTACTTCACGGTCGGCCCCAAGGAGGCCCGGGCCTGGACGATCACCAAGGGCACCCGCGCGCCCGGCGCCGCCGGAGTGATCCACTCGGATTTCGAGAAGGGCTTCATCCGCGCCGAGACCATCGCGTTCAAGGACTACACCACGCTGGGCGGCGAATCCGGTGCCCGGGACGCCGGCAAGCTGCGACTCGAGGGCAAGGAGTACGTGGTGCAGGACGGCGACGTGCTGCATTTCCGCTTCGCCAACTGA
- a CDS encoding PIN domain-containing protein, producing the protein MTDQVFVDTNVLIYGRDAKQSDKNATAQEWVRSLGAQGAARINMQVLNELTRWILRNEPRRPLADIQQEIEALKVWGDKPLDEEELEVAWAVRDKLGYQWFDCLLVAAAQLAGCRYFLTEDMAHGTVFEGLTLINPFRASPGDVLQRN; encoded by the coding sequence ATGACTGACCAGGTCTTCGTCGATACCAACGTGCTGATTTATGGGCGCGACGCCAAGCAGAGCGACAAAAACGCGACCGCCCAGGAATGGGTGCGAAGCCTCGGCGCACAGGGCGCCGCGCGTATCAACATGCAGGTCCTCAACGAGTTGACACGCTGGATCCTGAGGAACGAGCCGAGGCGTCCCCTCGCCGACATCCAGCAGGAGATCGAGGCGCTTAAGGTCTGGGGCGACAAGCCCTTGGACGAGGAGGAACTCGAGGTCGCCTGGGCGGTGCGGGACAAGCTGGGCTATCAGTGGTTCGATTGCCTCCTGGTAGCCGCGGCCCAGCTCGCCGGATGCCGATACTTCCTGACCGAGGATATGGCACACGGCACCGTGTTCGAGGGCCTGACCCTCATCAACCCTTTCCGCGCGTCGCCCGGCGACGTGCTTCAACGGAACTGA
- the pth gene encoding aminoacyl-tRNA hydrolase translates to MRLIVGLGNPGSRYANNRHNIGFLAIDAIARQHRASPFRHRFQGEAAEVVLGTERAILLKPSTFMNESGRSVSEAQRFYKIPLSDVIVLHDELDLAPAKLRVKLGGGNAGHNGLRSITAQCGNDYRRVRLGIGHPGDKAQVHAYVLNDFGKAELPWVEDLCHAVADHVALLAVGEDASFQNKVHLAMAGRGWDAVKTLGAKN, encoded by the coding sequence ATGCGGTTGATCGTCGGCCTCGGAAACCCGGGTTCGCGCTACGCGAACAACCGGCACAATATCGGTTTCCTGGCCATCGACGCGATCGCCCGCCAGCACCGGGCGAGCCCGTTCCGGCACCGCTTCCAGGGCGAGGCTGCCGAGGTCGTGCTGGGCACCGAGCGGGCGATCCTGCTCAAGCCCTCGACCTTCATGAACGAGTCCGGGCGCTCGGTCTCGGAGGCGCAGCGCTTCTACAAGATCCCCTTGAGCGACGTGATCGTGCTGCACGACGAACTCGACCTCGCCCCGGCCAAGCTCCGGGTGAAGCTGGGCGGCGGCAATGCCGGCCATAACGGCCTGCGCTCGATCACCGCCCAATGTGGCAACGACTACCGCCGGGTGCGGCTCGGCATCGGCCATCCCGGCGACAAGGCACAGGTGCACGCCTACGTGCTCAATGATTTCGGCAAGGCCGAGCTGCCCTGGGTCGAGGATCTCTGCCACGCGGTCGCCGACCACGTCGCCCTGCTGGCGGTGGGCGAGGATGCGAGCTTCCAGAACAAGGTCCACCTCGCCATGGCCGGCCGAGGCTGGGACGCGGTGAAGACGCTGGGCGCGAAAAATTGA
- a CDS encoding FUSC family protein: MRLVEGVRAAFAFGVVILINIWVQWPPLLTMALAANLACFCDNGGPMRVRLRVLTAFSLLGGLLWAGLGLLQPLGLLVVVPVSCALIFACSYVRVWSVQAQSAGNVLVVVLCIALDRPLTLEQAGIVALMFAAGGLWATLLALVIWRLHPYRPAHRAVAEVWHGLARLCGDLERLVALPAPDADAFDGHARGHRRGVRASIEAARTMILDLARSRERVSERTAQALLRLESAEQIFSALIAVSELIDSRPDARRRTLAKTFLRRLRPLLVTIARAIRDDASLDLARLERSIARAAEDLSEDPTLARLADRIVGRVRMGAKLSTPEGYRPGGTLTDGRSLDRWTRYWEPLRQNFTPASPNLRHALRATAVAAPALAATLTYAGAFTHWLVMTVVLTMQPFYAATWQRALERIGGTVLGGLAGAVLAYYATTPLVEAGLILVLSVVGFAARQISYGFFVTCLTPLVVLLVELLEPGHSSWEIVGMRAGFTVLGGLIAVASCLLLWPIWEPDQVRQELRRALKAHAGFAEAVLLAVPGEARDAVVLARARTAGLALNDLEAALSRALQQPRAGSHPEVEAAMVADATLRRISARLSVLRHAPEAGAPRRRPGGPGSPPPWRRSVRTGRCPSGRSSTGGSRSPAS, from the coding sequence GTGCGGCTGGTCGAAGGCGTGCGTGCGGCCTTCGCGTTCGGCGTCGTGATCCTGATCAACATCTGGGTGCAATGGCCGCCGCTGCTGACCATGGCGCTGGCCGCCAACCTCGCGTGCTTCTGCGACAATGGCGGCCCGATGCGGGTGCGCCTGCGCGTGCTGACCGCGTTCTCGCTGCTCGGCGGCCTGCTCTGGGCGGGCCTCGGCCTGCTGCAGCCCCTGGGGCTGCTGGTGGTGGTGCCGGTCTCCTGTGCGCTGATCTTCGCGTGCTCCTACGTCCGGGTCTGGAGCGTGCAGGCGCAATCGGCCGGGAACGTGCTGGTGGTGGTGCTGTGCATCGCGCTCGACCGGCCGCTGACCCTGGAGCAGGCCGGGATCGTGGCGCTGATGTTCGCGGCCGGCGGGCTCTGGGCGACGCTGCTCGCCCTGGTGATCTGGCGCCTGCACCCGTACCGGCCGGCGCACCGGGCGGTGGCCGAGGTCTGGCACGGCCTGGCGCGGCTCTGCGGCGACCTCGAGCGGCTCGTCGCCCTGCCCGCTCCCGACGCGGACGCGTTCGACGGGCATGCGCGCGGCCACCGGCGGGGCGTGCGCGCGAGCATCGAGGCCGCCCGCACCATGATCCTCGACCTCGCCCGATCCCGGGAGCGCGTCTCCGAGCGCACCGCCCAGGCGCTCCTGCGCCTTGAGAGCGCCGAGCAGATTTTTTCCGCCCTGATCGCCGTTTCGGAGCTGATCGACAGCCGGCCCGATGCCCGCCGCCGGACCCTGGCCAAGACCTTCCTGCGGCGCCTGCGCCCGCTCCTGGTCACCATCGCCCGGGCGATCCGCGACGATGCCAGCCTCGATCTCGCCCGGCTGGAGCGCTCCATCGCCCGGGCGGCCGAGGACCTGTCGGAGGATCCGACCCTGGCGCGGCTGGCCGACCGGATCGTCGGGCGCGTCCGCATGGGCGCCAAGCTCTCGACCCCGGAGGGCTATCGGCCCGGCGGCACCCTCACGGACGGCCGCAGCCTCGACCGCTGGACCCGCTATTGGGAGCCGCTGCGGCAGAACTTCACCCCGGCCTCGCCGAACCTCCGGCACGCCCTGCGGGCCACCGCGGTCGCGGCGCCTGCGCTGGCCGCGACCCTGACCTATGCCGGCGCGTTCACGCATTGGCTGGTGATGACCGTGGTGCTGACCATGCAGCCGTTCTACGCCGCGACATGGCAGCGGGCACTGGAGCGGATCGGCGGCACCGTGCTGGGCGGCCTCGCGGGCGCGGTGCTGGCCTACTACGCCACGACCCCGCTGGTGGAGGCCGGGCTGATCCTCGTGCTCAGCGTCGTCGGGTTCGCCGCGCGCCAGATCTCCTACGGCTTCTTCGTCACCTGTCTGACCCCGCTGGTGGTGCTGCTGGTCGAGTTGCTGGAGCCCGGCCACAGCTCCTGGGAGATCGTCGGCATGCGCGCCGGCTTCACCGTGCTGGGCGGGCTGATCGCGGTGGCGAGCTGTCTCCTGCTCTGGCCGATCTGGGAGCCGGACCAGGTCCGACAGGAGTTGCGGCGGGCGCTCAAGGCCCATGCCGGCTTCGCCGAGGCGGTGCTGCTCGCCGTCCCCGGCGAGGCGCGCGATGCCGTCGTGCTGGCCCGGGCCCGCACGGCCGGCCTCGCCCTCAACGACCTGGAAGCCGCCCTGTCGCGGGCCCTGCAACAGCCCCGGGCGGGGAGCCACCCGGAGGTGGAGGCCGCCATGGTGGCGGACGCGACCCTGCGCCGGATCAGCGCCCGGCTGTCGGTGCTGCGCCACGCGCCCGAGGCCGGCGCCCCGAGGCGGAGGCCTGGCGGGCCTGGATCGCCGCCACCTTGGCGGCGCTCGGTGAGGACCGGCCGCTGCCCGAGCGGCCGGTCCTCGACCGGGGGCAGTCGCTCGCCCGCCTCGTGA
- a CDS encoding carboxymuconolactone decarboxylase family protein — translation MGVLKTGQTVALAVVAASGGWLFAQTSWGSSDHPPRFPQLTLEQLTPAQRPVGEQIMKVSSVGLAGPYNPMIRSPEMAQRMYDLLDYLRWHTSVPTRLNEFAILIQGRLWRSQVEWYAHYPLAIKAGLSEQVAADLKANKRPEGMKPDEAAVYDFCMELSTQHAVSDETFDRAKEVLGEQGVVDLTTLTGTYVTVAMLLSMAEEGVPPGKEPPFKPGER, via the coding sequence ATGGGCGTGCTTAAAACCGGCCAGACCGTGGCGCTGGCTGTCGTCGCGGCCTCAGGCGGCTGGCTGTTTGCCCAGACTTCCTGGGGATCATCCGACCACCCACCGCGGTTCCCGCAGCTAACCCTCGAGCAGCTTACGCCTGCTCAGCGTCCGGTTGGCGAACAGATTATGAAGGTCTCGAGCGTCGGACTTGCCGGCCCGTACAACCCGATGATCCGAAGCCCCGAGATGGCTCAGCGGATGTACGACCTGCTCGACTACCTGCGCTGGCACACCTCCGTGCCGACGCGATTGAATGAGTTCGCGATCCTGATCCAGGGCCGCCTCTGGCGCTCGCAGGTCGAGTGGTACGCCCATTACCCGCTGGCGATCAAAGCGGGACTCTCCGAGCAGGTGGCGGCGGATCTTAAAGCTAACAAGCGGCCGGAGGGCATGAAGCCCGACGAGGCGGCCGTTTACGACTTCTGCATGGAGCTTTCCACGCAGCATGCAGTCTCGGACGAGACCTTTGATCGTGCCAAGGAAGTGCTGGGTGAGCAGGGCGTAGTGGACCTGACGACACTCACCGGCACCTACGTGACGGTGGCCATGCTGCTGAGTATGGCCGAGGAAGGCGTGCCGCCGGGCAAGGAACCCCCGTTCAAGCCGGGCGAACGGTAG